In Trichoplusia ni isolate ovarian cell line Hi5 chromosome 7, tn1, whole genome shotgun sequence, a single genomic region encodes these proteins:
- the LOC113495805 gene encoding transcriptional regulator ATRX homolog isoform X5, with product MAAEVPVSVVLCEAMEYLSKLGANLRTRSENLKDKRINKDKLKNAHAVHKAASKVLLICELSKKSLEKVENCVQSVISRVDASQAPSNVGGKSQEKPKFYYFEYDTHKLRISKKISIKHYTSAKVVAKSMTISMHDNYPVYYDCKLKRLRVGTSDFKSRKLANIDFETNQGKSDSNQNEIVDVESDDAKTEMAENSSDVTKSTQNTAECTSTNSDRRKPLRIMSISDTEDDIVPLATKSSNSVSTEDSVSKLVSDENKSEDSSATTENNNVDHTESLVKEHRESHSGPEDGKVSTEESSKKKSTKGGPITIFFNRKNTVKKSKTNGQQKNSSQILPVDDTNSEEDFKSNKNKEAQKENKPASNEANCSSDNLEPIKRKRKNSNVSDSSSQINDDSTKNSEENNMQKELNDDSNDSNNSKPLIRCVNITKLLKPDAVPVKSDLFAGKQSDIREHFSKKGSAQVHSKEESKIYNLGNKESSKSMIIKNKSNWDSKLKEVKNFKLKKFSLNVERLPELSTKFLLDHNLIRIIQGGHTVCEVRKDEAKSDTYMKKVKNALLNDSESDDSVKAQSKRVKHSLLNDSDSDKEIGTNIDSQVVSQKEINPATIKDSLLCDSDSDKNEEQVVKENSKVSDGNTNNSQERIDTVVENIIASLSRLNEHSAQNQEKSDDSSLKSYVNKENDNHNVSETEKLNEPCHDTIKAKSSLLNDSDSDSEPFPRTKERFISARESSELKKMLLNHSSSSEHEESVTNVLKRGRKKSRSSNSSSSETAKSKKTACSEKAHNSSINQIDGTVDEHSDSSVKKMVRSKSKPSGSSVQNSEIQDASDRDIEGLTNLNSLNKSRRHGSSSNNTESRSSARQACKLKQTPTIGEDLLHAESSSDVSENNVDENVEEEDLPKIHGLNGDSIGHLAKDDLLNESDSSASQDVEATEDTQHIEDSEEENVISKRRKANAISSDSEGGTSRRKHEDDEEARVSDFEDSEDESSESAKRSKRKKKPSESDGSAGSSNEGKKKRRRIKQVNDSDGSGSDTENEGRNKHGRKNIRKVMGKNQLEEATKKAAREEKERIARIADRQKLYNNLDFDETGKPDEVVLEKVVLDFDPETKEPLIQVDRGLVKKLKPHQANGIKFMWDACFESAKRIKKDRGSGCILAHCMGLGKTLQVISLTHTLLTHGSLTNVNRVLVVCPLSTVLNWVNEIRMWLKHAESDFEVDIYELSRYKQNSERAFQLQQWLDNGGVCVLGYEMFRNLSADNPKKFKKKMLRSFQESLVDPGPDLVVCDEGHLLKNEKTSLSQSMNRVKTRRRIVLTGTPLQNNLKEYYCMVQFVKPNLLGKYNEYLNRFVNPITNGQYTDSTEHDIRIMKRRSHVLHKMLDGAVQRRDYGVLAPFLPPKHEYVLFITLTDVQVKLYQHYLDNYSRRPLPGKSGFLFPDFQSLQRIWTHPLVLKYNSERYEIMQQKKREREEEDSEGSLVDFIDDDSTPDETSTEESTDDSSELSDDSRKKSKKKKSGKKDKKGKEAKVGTRRGTRANPVEADDDDPDVAEVFEVKNENPTEWWIKLVEDEELDDMRNSHKLVLLFDILRQCEAIGDKLLVFSQSLYSLDLIEHFLGKVDEATQEGRIDEKLGGHVGSWSPGVDYFRLDGSTSCENRSIWCKNFNREDNPRARLFLISTRAGGLGINLVAANRVIIFDVSWNPSHDVQSIFRVYRFGQKKPCYVYRFLAMGTMEEKIYERQVTKQAISKRVIDEQQIDRHYAENDLAELYKFEARPDEPRPLPTLPRDRLFAEMLKEHEAQIYKYHEHDSLLENKEEETLSEEERKAAWEDFENEKNKPPPTPFPSAWPMHNGMVPGLLAQQQQQLAYAALAAMLRKDMPNINDNQIRDMLPLIYNSNPGLMQKMGEIYKYAQPGVMNPGMMNPVMNAVTCVCSSAPHDVVNLDSD from the exons ATGGCGGCCGAAGTGCCTGTAAGTGTTGTATTATGTGAAGCAATGGAGTATCTGTCTAAACTTGGTGCTAATCTACGAACTCGGTCCGAAAATTTGAAAGACAAGAGAATTAATAAAGACAAACTAAAGAATGCTCATGCTGTTCATAAAGCTGCCTCTAAGGTGCTTCTTATTTGCGAACTGTCAAAAAAGTCTCTAGAAAAAGTTGAAAACTGTGTTCAGAGTGTAATCTCGCGAGTTGACGCATCTCAAGCTCCATCGAATGTTGGCGGGAAAAGTCAAGAGAAACCAAAGTTTTACTATTTCGAATATGACACACATAAATTACGAATATCtaagaaaatttcaataaaacattatacatcAGCTAAAGTAGTCGCCAAAAGTATGACTATTTCAATGCATGATAATTATCCTGTTTATTACGATTGCAAACTAAAGAGACTCAGGGTAGGAACTTCAGACTTCAAAAGTCGTAAATTggcaaatattgattttgaaactAATCAGGGTAAATCTGACTccaatcaaaatgaaattgttgaTGTAGAATCTGATGATGCAAAAACTGAAATGGCTGAGAATTCAAGTGATGTTACAAAATCTACACAAAATACTGCAGAATGTACCAGTACCAACAGTGATAGGAGAAAACCATTGAGAATTATGAGCATCAGTGACACTGAAGATGACATTGTACCTTTAGCGACTAAATCCTCAAATTCTGTCTCAACTGAAGATAGTGTAAGTAAATTAGTAagtgatgaaaataaaagtgaagaTAGTAGTGCcacaactgaaaataataatgttgaccATACTGAATCCTTGGTTAAAGAACACAGAGAGTCTCATTCTGGGCCAGAGGATGGAAAGGTTTCCACAGAagaaagtagtaaaaaaaaatctacaaaaggTGGTccaatcacaatattttttaacagaaaGAATACAGTGAAAAAATCCAAAACAAATGGACAACAAAAGAATTCAAGTCAAATACTGCCTGTAGATGACACCAATAGTGAAGAagattttaaaagcaataaaaataaagaggcACAAAAAGAGAATAAACCTGCAAGTAATGAAGCAAATTGCAGTAGTGACAATCTTGAACCCAtcaaaaggaaaagaaaaaattcaaatgtaaGTGATTCTTCAAGTCAAATTAATGATGATTCCACTAAGAATTCAGAAGAAAATAACATGCAGAAGGAACTTAATGATGATTCTAATGACTCAAACAATTCAAAACCCTTGATCCGCTgtgttaatattacaaaattattaaaaccagATGCAGTGCCAGTCAAAAGTGACTTGTTTGCAGGAAAACAAAGTGATATAAGAGAGCATTTCAGCAAAAAAGGAAGTGCTCAGGTTCATAGTAAAGAGGAATCAAAAATTTACAATCTCGGAAATAAGGAATCCTCAAAATcaatgattattaaaaataaaagcaattggGATAGTAAACTTAAAGAAGTTAAGAATTTCAAACTCAAAAAGTTTAGTTTAAATGTAGAAAGACTGCCAGAATTAAGTACAAAGTTTTTACTTGACCATAATCTTATTAGAATTATTCAAGGTGGCCATACTGTATGTGAAGTTAGAAAAGATGAAGCAAAGTCTGATACATAtatgaaaaaagttaaaaatgccTTATTGAATGATTCTGAATCAGATGACAGTGTAAAAGCTCAATCAAAAAGAGTAAAACATAGCCTGCTTAATGATTCTGATTCCGATAAAGAAATTGGAACAAATATTGACAGTCAGGTAGTGAGCcaaaaggaaattaatcctGCAACTATTAAAGATTCACTACTTTGTGATTCTGACTCTGACAAAAATGAAGAACAGGTTGTTAAAGAAAACAGTAAAGTCTCTGATGGCAATACTAATAACAGTCAAGAAAGAATTGATACAGTGGTTGAAAACATTATAGCATCATTGTCTAGGTTAAATGAACATTCAGCTCAAAACCAAGAAAAGAGTGATGACAGTAGTCTTAAGTCTTAtgtaaataaggaaaatgaTAATCATAATGTCAGTGAAACAGAGAAACTAAATGAACCTTGCCATGATACTATCAAAGCAAAATCATCTTTATTAAATGACAGTGATAGTGATTCCGAACCATTTCCAAGAACTAAGGAGAGGTTTATAAGTGCCAGGGAAAGTagtgaactaaaaaaaatgcttcTCAATCATTCATCCAGTTCAGAGCATGAAGAATCTGTAACAAATGTGTTAAAAAGAGGCAGAAAAAAATCACGATCATCAAATTCATCATCTTCAGAAACAGCAAAGTCAAAAAAAACGGCATGTAGTGAAAAAGCCCACAACAGTAGTATCAACCAAATTGATGGGACTGTTGATGAACACTCTGATTCCAGTGTTAAAAAG atgGTACGCTCTAAATCAAAACCCAGTGGCAGCAGTGTCCAGAACTCAGAAATTCAAGATGCGAGTGACAGAGATATTGAAgg GCTGAcaaatttaaacagtttaaacAAATCTCGACGGCATGGTTCTTCGTCAAACAATACTGAGAGCAGGAGTTCTGCGAGGCAAGCGTGTAAGCTGAAGCAGACGCCGACCATCGGCGAGGACTTATTGCACGCTGAGAGCAGCTCAGACGTCTCGGAGAACAATGTCGACGAAAATGTTGAAGAAGAAG ATTTACCTAAAATTCATGGTCTTAACGGAGACAGCATCGGTCATCTCGCTAAAGATGATTTACTAAATGAAAGTGATTCTTCGGCGTCTCAGGATGTAGAGGCCACTGAG GATACACAACACATAGAAGATTCCGAGGAAGaaaa CGTTATATCAAAAAGGCGTAAGGCAAATGCAATATCATCAGACTCAGAAGGCGGGACTTCGCGTCGTAAACATGAAGACGATGAAGAAGCTAGGGTTAGCGACTTTGAGGATTCCGAGGATGAGAGCTCAGAGTCTGCAAAACGCTCCAAGCGGAAGAAAAAGCCCTCGGAAAGCGACGGATCAGCGGGATCTAGTAATGAGGG aaaaaagaAACGTCGACGCATAAAACAAGTTAATGATAGTGATGGATCTGGATCGGACACTGAAAATGAAGGTAGAAATAAACACGGCAGGAAGAATATACGTAAG gTAATGGGTAAGAATCAGTTAGAGGAAGCTACAAAGAAAGCTGCTCGCGAAGAAAAGGAAAGAATTGCTCGTATTGCAGATAGACAGAAATTG tacaataatttgGACTTTGATGAGACTGGAAAGCCGGATGAAGTTGTCTTGGAAAAAGTCGTGTTGGATTTCGATCCAGAAACTAAAGAACCACTAATTCAAGTTGACAGAGGTCTCGTCAAGAAGTTGAAACCACATCAG gctAATGGTATAAAGTTCATGTGGGACGCGTGCTTCGAGAGTGCCAAGCGAATCAAAAAAGACAGAGGCTCAGGATGCATCTTAGCGCATTGCATGGGTCTGGGAAAAACGTTACAA gTGATATCCCTAACCCACACGCTGTTGACTCACGGCTCCCTCACAAACGTGAACCGAGTGCTGGTCGTGTGTCCGCTCTCCACTGTACTCAATTGGGTTAACGAGATCCGCATGTGGCTCAAACACGCCGAATCTGACTTCGAAGTTGACATCTATGAACTGTCCAG GTATAAGCAGAACTCCGAGCGTGCTTTCCAGCTGCAACAGTGGTTAGATAATGGCGGCGTCTGCGTGCTCGGTTACGAGATGTTCAGAAATCTCTCTGCTGACAACCCTAAGAAGTTTAAGAAGAAGATGCTGAGAAGTTTCCAGGAGAGCCTTGTGGATCCAG GTCCGGATTTGGTAGTATGTGATGAGGGTCATTTACTGAAGAACGAAAAGACCAGTCTATCACAATCCATGAACAGAGTTAAAACACGGCGTCGTATAGTGCTTACCGGGACACCCTTACAAAATAACTTGAAAGAAT ATTACTGCATGGTACAATTTGTGAAACCTAACTTGTTGGGTAAATACAATGAGTACTTGAATCGTTTCGTAAACCCCATCACTAACGGCCAGTACACGGACTCAACGGAGCACGACATTAGGATTATGAAGAGACGGTCGCACGTGCTACACAAAATGTTAGATGGGGCTGTGCAG aggAGAGACTACGGGGTGCTGGCGCCCTTCCTTCCTCCGAAGCACGAATATGTCTTGTTCATAACACTGACTGATGTTCAAGTTAAACTGTACCAGCACTATTTGGATAATTATTCTAGAAG ACCACTACCAGGCAAGTCTGGGTTCCTGTTTCCGGACTTCCAGTCCTTGCAAAGGATATGGACACACCCGCTGGTCCTCAAATACAATTCGGAAAGATACGAAATTATGCAGCAAAAGAAG AGAGAGAGAGAAGAAGAAGACTCAGAAGGCTCATTAGTCGACTTTATAGATGATGATTCTACTCCAGAT GAAACTTCAACAGAAGAATCTACGGACGATTCATCAGAGCTAAGCGATGACAGCCGCAAAAAGAGCAAGAAAAAGAAATCAGGCAAGAAGGATAAGAAAGGTAAAGAGGCGAAAGTTGGCACGCGACGTGGGACAAGGGCTAATCCAG TTGAAGCGGATGATGACGATCCCGACGTCGCGGAAGTGTTTGAAGTAAAGAATGAGAACCCAACTGAATGGTGGATCAAATTAGTCGAAGACGAGGAGTTGGATGACATGAGGAATTCACACAAACTTGTGCTGCTGTTCGATATACTGCGGCAGTGCGAGGCTATTGGAGATAAATT GTTGGTGTTCTCGCAGTCGTTGTACTCCTTAGATCTGATCGAGCATTTCTTGGGTAAAGTTGATGAGGCGACCCAAGAAGGACGCATCGACGAGAAACTTGGAGGACATGTCG GTTCATGGTCACCGGGCGTCGATTACTTCAGGTTGGATGGTTCTACGTCATGTGAAAACAGATCTATTTGGTGTAAGAATTTCAACAGAGAAGACAATCCAAGGGCCAG ATTATTCTTAATATCGACGCGTGCTGGCGGTCTGGGTATCAACTTGGTGGCAGCTAACCGTGTGATCATATTCGACGTATCATGGAACCCCTCGCACGACGTGCAGAGTATATTCAGAGTTTATCGTTTCGGGCAGAAGAAACCTTGCTATGTTTACAGATTTTTGGCTATG GGAACAATGGAAGAGAAGATTTACGAGCGTCAAGTAACAAAGCAAGCGATATCGAAGCGCGTGATAGACGAGCAGCAGATCGACCGTCACTACGCGGAGAACGACCTCGCCGAGCTGTACAAGTTCGAGGCGCGGCCCGACGAGCCGCGCCCGCTGCCCACGCTGCCCAGGGACCGCCTGTTCGCAGAGATGCTCAAGGAGCACGAGGCACAG ATATACAAGTACCACGAGCACGATTCGCTACTGGAGAACAAAGAGGAGGAGACTCTTAGCGAGGAAGAGCGCAAGGCGGCCTGGGAGGACTTCGAGAACGAGAAGAACAAGCCGCCGCCCACGCCCTTCCCGTCTGCTTGGCCCATGCATAATGGAATGG TACCAGGTTTGTTGGCGCAACAACAACAGCAACTGGCCTATGCAGCGTTAGCGGCGATGCTTCGCAAAGATATGCCTAACATCAACGACAACCAGATTCGAGACATGCTGCCACTTATATACAACTCTAACCCCGGA TTGATGCAAAAAATGGGAGAAATATACAAGTATGCTCAGCCGGGAGTGATGAATCCCGGTATGATGAACCCAGTCATGAATGCtg TAACGTGTGTGTGCAGCAg cgcgccgcaTGACGTCGTCAACCTCGACTCCGACTAG